In Aequorivita sp. H23M31, a single window of DNA contains:
- a CDS encoding BT0820 family HAD-type phosphatase — MMKYESLIIAVDFDGTIVEDQYPKIGKPIMFAFDTLKKLQEKGHRLILWTYRKGRALEEAVDFCKKNGINFYAVNSSFPEEEFDPSHSRKIHADLFIDDRNFGGMKDWGEIYLTLVGDKNDQLSRGKKKKKRLAPILK, encoded by the coding sequence ATGATGAAATACGAATCTCTTATAATTGCCGTAGACTTTGATGGCACCATCGTGGAAGACCAATATCCCAAGATTGGGAAGCCTATCATGTTCGCATTTGATACGCTGAAAAAGCTTCAGGAAAAGGGACATAGACTTATTCTTTGGACTTATAGAAAAGGAAGAGCTTTGGAAGAAGCTGTGGATTTCTGCAAGAAAAATGGAATTAACTTTTATGCCGTTAACAGTAGTTTTCCGGAGGAGGAATTTGATCCTTCGCACAGTAGAAAAATACATGCAGACCTCTTTATCGACGATCGAAACTTTGGTGGAATGAAGGATTGGGGCGAAATATACCTCACTTTGGTTGGAGACAAAAACGACCAGCTTTCCAGAGGAAAAAAGAAAAAAAAAAGGCTGGCTCCCATTCTGAAATAA
- a CDS encoding thioredoxin family protein — MKNIILIFATILMVGCNSTSKKQKSDKIAEEISQDSKSENSEKLNETTPYEESIMLIGKADRQGLEMKEFSDWFDPGYKNYTPNKEVIEKLKPLIKDVDITLFMGTWCEDSHRDVPHLYKILDELNYDESKMQVYAVSEEKTTPQGYEDDKNIIQVPTIIFYRDGKELGRIVEYSIYTVEQDMLDILSGKDYKNPYSE, encoded by the coding sequence ATGAAAAATATCATCCTCATATTCGCCACAATCCTCATGGTTGGGTGCAATTCCACTTCCAAAAAACAAAAATCTGATAAAATAGCAGAAGAGATTAGTCAAGATTCGAAGTCGGAAAATTCAGAAAAACTAAACGAAACAACACCCTATGAAGAATCTATTATGCTCATAGGAAAAGCGGACCGCCAGGGTTTAGAAATGAAAGAATTTAGCGATTGGTTCGATCCTGGTTATAAAAATTATACACCCAATAAAGAAGTTATTGAAAAATTGAAACCATTGATAAAGGATGTGGACATCACATTATTTATGGGAACGTGGTGTGAGGATAGTCACCGTGATGTTCCACATTTGTACAAAATTCTGGACGAACTAAATTATGATGAATCCAAAATGCAGGTTTATGCCGTTTCCGAAGAAAAAACTACTCCACAAGGTTATGAAGATGACAAAAATATAATCCAAGTTCCTACCATCATATTTTACCGAGATGGCAAGGAGTTGGGACGCATTGTAGAATACAGCATTTATACTGTGGAACAGGATATGTTGGACATTTTAAGTGGAAAAGATTATAAAAATCCCTATTCGGAATAA